The nucleotide window TTTTAGGACCTGGAGATAGGAATGGACAAAAAGCAGCTAGAAAAATACCGGAAGAAGCTGGTAGAAAAGAGAAAAGACATACTTGACGAATTTCGGAAGAACGTTAACTACCGCATGGAATCTGCAGCCGATGATGGCACTCAGGATATCGCTGATAAAGCGACCATGGCCTATAACAAGGAATTCCTTTTCAGTTTGACTGATTCGGAAAGGGATATGCTTCAGTTGATCGATGAAGCTCTCATCAGGATCAACACCAAGGACTTTGGCGTTTGCAACTCGTGCCAGAGCGAAATAAAGGTGACAAGGCTCGAAGCGGTGCCATGGGCCAGGTATTGTTTGAATTGTCAGGAGTTGCAGGAACAGGGTCTTTTGGAATAAATTAAGGGGGAATGAGGAACAGGTGGATTGGAATTCTCTTCACCTTACTGTTTCTCATTTTTTTAATCACAGCAGCCCGCCGGCTTGGCGCGCCTTTTCTTGACTCACACCTTTTTCAGCTGGAAAGCAAACTCCTCTATATTGTTTTAACCTCAATCGCGTTCGGGGCCCTTCTGTTGTTTTTACTCGTGACCTTCTTTCCTCCGTGGACTAAGAAATTTGAAACAAACATTTCCCTACCTCCCGCGGCCCCCTCACGAAAACTAGTACAGATTCAAATGGCCCTCCAATTGGGAGATTGGCGCAAGGCAATGGATCTTCTTTCAAAAGTCCGCGAAACGGATGCCGACTACTGGTATGCGTTAAAGATCAAAGGGGATTTACATGCCGAGAAAGGAGAATGGGTAGAGGCCACGAAGTATTACCGGAATGCGCTGAACCATTCTTCCGGTCAGGAGCAGGCCGTTCTGCTTCTCTCGCTGGGTATTGTTTTTGAGCAGCAGGATCAAATTGAGCAAGCGCGGGATCTGTACATGCAAGTATTGCACTCCTCGCCACAATCGATGGAAGCGATTCACAGACTTCGAAACCTGGCTGTGAGGGAACAGGATTGGAAAGAGGCAATGACCTGGCAGGAGATGAAAGAGCAATTGTTTTTGCAGGAGACAGAAACGCCTCAGGAATCCAATTGGAAGATAGGAATTCGTTATGAGCTCGCGCGTTCGGCAACCCAAAGCACTAACTACAAAACCTCACAGGCCCTGTTGAAGTACATTTTCAGATTGACGGATTATTTTACTCCTGCTTACTTGCTACAGGCGGAAATTCATGAGAAGCAGGAGAA belongs to bacterium and includes:
- a CDS encoding TraR/DksA C4-type zinc finger protein; amino-acid sequence: MDKKQLEKYRKKLVEKRKDILDEFRKNVNYRMESAADDGTQDIADKATMAYNKEFLFSLTDSERDMLQLIDEALIRINTKDFGVCNSCQSEIKVTRLEAVPWARYCLNCQELQEQGLLE
- a CDS encoding tetratricopeptide repeat protein, with amino-acid sequence MRNRWIGILFTLLFLIFLITAARRLGAPFLDSHLFQLESKLLYIVLTSIAFGALLLFLLVTFFPPWTKKFETNISLPPAAPSRKLVQIQMALQLGDWRKAMDLLSKVRETDADYWYALKIKGDLHAEKGEWVEATKYYRNALNHSSGQEQAVLLLSLGIVFEQQDQIEQARDLYMQVLHSSPQSMEAIHRLRNLAVREQDWKEAMTWQEMKEQLFLQETETPQESNWKIGIRYELARSATQSTNYKTSQALLKYIFRLTDYFTPAYLLQAEIHEKQENSILALRTYEEGFLKTQSPAILKKIGETFLLQNLPQRAIELFREVVWTHPEDPRAAFCLGDLYRKLEMTEEATKIFEGIHQKHPDWLLNNITLAELCDRSGKKEQALQLYRGLTDGAEVLSAQPWQCYNCNTTHSEYSGFCIFCFEWNSINLNQNKAGTLDFGHEKSTALPL